The following proteins are co-located in the Brachybacterium sacelli genome:
- a CDS encoding DUF1684 domain-containing protein yields MNAAGETAWQEFRHRREEALAARHGVLAQVALHWIEPAKVERSVEGLPGQYRLEGGRLGVSGGTEELEVLDGSREDLRLARFGDDVQVEVIHRGGRTGLRLMNPAAPRRTGFTGVPTYPYDPAAVLEGTWRREPTTVTVGSALAWLEQELPSPGIATLETPSGPVEMTLTGDSSLLFTDGTSETDSADWRQVTAELDGSRIRVDLNRALNFPSAFSLWGTCPRPPAGNHLPFAVRAGERRVEPTER; encoded by the coding sequence ATGAACGCCGCCGGCGAGACCGCCTGGCAGGAGTTCCGCCACCGCCGCGAGGAGGCGCTCGCCGCGCGCCACGGCGTCCTGGCCCAGGTGGCGCTGCACTGGATCGAGCCGGCCAAGGTCGAACGATCCGTCGAGGGCCTGCCCGGCCAGTACCGCCTCGAGGGTGGACGGCTCGGCGTCTCCGGGGGTACCGAGGAGCTCGAGGTCCTGGACGGCAGCCGTGAGGACCTGCGCCTGGCGCGATTCGGCGACGACGTGCAGGTCGAGGTGATCCATCGCGGCGGACGCACCGGGCTGCGCCTCATGAATCCCGCGGCCCCGCGCCGCACCGGGTTCACCGGGGTCCCCACCTACCCCTACGATCCGGCGGCTGTGCTGGAGGGCACCTGGCGGCGGGAGCCCACCACGGTCACGGTCGGCTCGGCTCTGGCGTGGCTCGAGCAGGAGCTCCCCTCCCCCGGCATCGCCACCCTCGAGACCCCGAGCGGCCCGGTCGAGATGACGCTGACCGGCGACTCCTCGCTCCTGTTCACCGACGGGACCTCCGAGACCGACAGCGCCGACTGGCGCCAGGTCACGGCGGAGCTCGACGGGTCCCGGATCCGCGTGGACCTCAACCGGGCGCTGAACTTCCCCTCGGCCTTCAGCCTCTGGGGCACCTGCCCGCGCCCGCCCGCGGGCAACCATCTACCCTTCGCGGTGCGCGCCGGTGAGCGGCGGGTCGAGCCGACGGAGCGCTGA
- a CDS encoding putative quinol monooxygenase — protein sequence MTVIVTAVFYPAEGKKQQLAEAMRRGIEAVHGEQGCELYSIHDAEDGTITMIEKWTSAEDLDAHSVGEAVATLNADIEGFVEKPTLVTRMSPLPAGTAEQGAL from the coding sequence ATGACCGTCATCGTCACCGCCGTGTTCTACCCCGCCGAAGGCAAGAAGCAGCAGCTCGCCGAGGCGATGCGCCGCGGCATCGAGGCCGTCCACGGCGAGCAGGGATGCGAGCTGTACTCCATCCATGACGCCGAGGACGGCACCATCACCATGATCGAGAAGTGGACCAGCGCGGAGGACCTCGACGCCCATTCCGTCGGCGAGGCCGTGGCGACCCTCAATGCCGACATCGAGGGCTTCGTCGAGAAGCCGACCCTGGTCACGCGCATGTCCCCGCTCCCGGCGGGAACCGCCGAGCAGGGCGCGCTCTGA
- a CDS encoding carbohydrate ABC transporter permease, whose translation MVYVWFVLWPTVQAFQFSITDWDGLSADFSWVGLENYRTLITGDSVFARAVGNSLAFMLVVVIGQTILSLALAVALLRSTRISIALRALFFFPTVLSSVAVAFIWSFVYDPTFGLANRLLLAVGLGSWQQPWLGDQQMAIYYLALVQIWFHAGQMMVVYIAGLQQIPQELYDAAALDGAGRWQKFRHLTFPLVQPATVIVVAYTTIQSFKAFDLIIASTGGGPNHATEILATLIYDSAFRNFEMGYAAAQSVIFMVIIAAITLLQRRAVSLASGGSNR comes from the coding sequence TGCTGTGGCCGACGGTGCAGGCCTTCCAGTTCTCGATCACGGACTGGGACGGGCTCTCGGCCGACTTCTCGTGGGTGGGGCTGGAGAACTACCGGACCTTGATCACGGGCGATTCGGTCTTCGCCCGGGCGGTCGGCAACTCGCTGGCTTTCATGCTGGTGGTGGTGATCGGACAGACGATCCTGTCCCTCGCGCTGGCGGTGGCCCTGCTGCGCAGCACCCGGATCTCGATCGCCCTGCGCGCGTTGTTCTTCTTCCCCACCGTGCTGTCCTCGGTGGCGGTCGCCTTCATCTGGAGTTTCGTCTACGACCCGACGTTCGGGCTCGCCAACCGTCTGCTGCTGGCCGTGGGGCTCGGTTCGTGGCAGCAGCCGTGGCTGGGCGATCAGCAGATGGCGATCTACTACCTCGCCCTGGTGCAGATCTGGTTCCACGCGGGGCAGATGATGGTGGTCTACATCGCCGGCCTCCAGCAGATCCCGCAGGAGCTCTACGACGCCGCGGCCCTCGACGGTGCCGGACGCTGGCAGAAGTTCCGCCACCTCACCTTCCCGCTGGTGCAGCCCGCCACGGTGATCGTCGTCGCCTACACCACGATCCAGTCCTTCAAGGCCTTCGACCTGATCATCGCCTCCACCGGCGGTGGCCCGAACCATGCCACCGAGATCCTCGCGACGTTGATCTACGACTCGGCCTTCCGCAACTTCGAGATGGGCTACGCGGCGGCGCAGTCGGTGATCTTCATGGTGATCATCGCCGCGATCACGCTCCTGCAGCGCCGCGCCGTCTCCCTCGCCTCGGGAGGCAGCAACCGATGA
- a CDS encoding carbohydrate ABC transporter permease: protein MSPAPTAPDTPRPRRERRRRVLLDWSGLPRGLLLAVYALLVAVPLVVVVLTALKTSQQMYADPFGLPPNPSLANFTELLRGGRIGISFVNSVLVTSVSVVTTLVVASWAAFSIARIGGRLGLVLFAGFSLGLAVPAQVAMIPQYVIFDQLGLTNSLLGLILINIAVTCSVAIFILTGFFRTLPGELFEAAEIDGASTWQLYWRIALPLSTPSLAAVAIFLFVMHWNDLLYPLLFISDPDKATLPKALLDFKGEYTTNYPVLFAGVIIASIPMIVAYVLLQRWFVAGITAGAVRG, encoded by the coding sequence ATGAGCCCCGCCCCCACCGCACCCGACACCCCCAGGCCCCGCAGGGAGCGTCGGCGCCGCGTCCTGCTCGACTGGTCGGGTCTGCCGCGCGGGCTGCTGCTGGCCGTGTACGCGCTGCTCGTCGCGGTACCGCTGGTGGTCGTGGTGCTCACCGCGCTGAAGACCTCGCAGCAGATGTACGCGGACCCCTTCGGTCTGCCGCCGAACCCGTCGCTGGCGAACTTCACCGAACTGCTGCGCGGCGGCCGGATCGGCATCAGCTTCGTCAATTCGGTGCTGGTGACCTCCGTGTCGGTGGTGACCACGCTGGTCGTGGCCAGCTGGGCGGCGTTCTCCATCGCCCGGATCGGCGGCCGGCTGGGCCTGGTGCTGTTCGCCGGGTTCTCCCTGGGGCTGGCGGTGCCCGCGCAGGTGGCGATGATCCCGCAGTACGTGATCTTCGATCAGCTGGGCCTGACCAACTCCCTGCTCGGGTTGATCCTCATCAACATCGCGGTGACCTGCTCGGTGGCGATCTTCATCCTCACCGGTTTCTTCCGCACCCTGCCCGGTGAGCTGTTCGAGGCGGCCGAGATCGACGGGGCGAGCACCTGGCAGCTGTACTGGCGGATCGCGCTGCCGCTGTCCACCCCGTCGCTGGCGGCGGTGGCGATCTTCCTGTTCGTCATGCACTGGAACGATCTGCTGTACCCGTTGCTGTTCATCTCCGACCCGGACAAGGCCACGCTCCCCAAGGCGCTGCTGGACTTCAAGGGCGAGTACACGACGAACTACCCGGTGCTGTTCGCGGGCGTGATCATCGCGTCGATCCCGATGATCGTGGCGTACGTGCTGCTGCAGCGCTGGTTCGTCGCAGGCATCACCGCCGGCGCGGTGCGGGGCTGA